ACGGGCTTACCTTCTATCGTCTTGCCGATATTCTTGGGATTTACCCATTCCAAGTAGTTCTTGGTGATGTATTTGGCAAATCCGTTGTTGGCTTCTTCTTTCTGCATGGTAAGCAGTTCTGTCATCGAACTCTCGGTGTCGCTCAGTTCAAGTTCCCATTTTACCAGTCTCTTATATACTTCTACCCAATCCTGTACTGTCCGGCAATCCATGATTTGCATGGCGATTTGCTGGTAGTCTTGCTGATAACCGCTTTGGGTTACTTCTGTGACTATATCTTTGCGATGTATGTTCTTCTTGAGAGAGAGCAATATCTGGCTGGGGTTGACCGGTTTGATGAGATAGTCTGCGATTTTTGAACCGATAGCCTGGTCCATGATGTTCTCTTCCTCGCTCTTGGTACACATGACTACAGGGGTAGCTGGTTGGATTTCCTTGATTTGCTGAAGAGTTTCCAATCCGCTAAGTCCTGGCATCATTTCATCTAAGAGAATCAGGTCGAAGGTCTGCTGTCTGCACTGGTCGATAGCATCCGGACCATTGCTCACAGTTATAACTTCATATCCCTTTTTCTCCAGAAATATGATATGCGCCTTGAGAAGTTCTATCTCGTCATCTACCCAAAGTAATAAACCGTTACTCATGTTTTTATTTTTTAGGCGCTAAAGTACAAAGAATAATTGAATACTGGCAGAAGAATGCTATTAAAGTATGTTAATGTTAAGGAAAGTTTTTATTCGTATGATTCTTTTGGATATTCGTATGTTTCCTCTACTTTTATATAATAATTAGGTGAAGATTCCGTTCTTTATCCAAGAATCAGTTTATTAATCCAATTATTCATTAAATAAAAAAATAAGAAGAAATCAAGAAACAATGCTCAAAATTGTATTGATAATGCTTTGCGGAATAGGTACAGGTTATCTGCTCCGTAATAAGAAAATGAGTTTTTTAGGTCGCATCATCACGGCGTTGATATGGATACTCCTGTTCCTGCTTGGTATTGAAGTTGGCTCCAATCCTCGTATCATAGGAGGTATTCAGACCTTAGGTCTCGAAGCCGTTGTTCTTACTTTTGGTGGTAGTGCGGGCAGTGTGCTTTTTGCATGGGCATTGTGGAAGTATGTTACTGCTAAACAGATGAAGTCTTCTGGTTCCGCTGATACGGAGAAGGGAGGTAAGGCATGAAGGGTAGCTTGATTATAGTTGGTTTCTTTGTCTTAGGTATCATCGCTGGATTGTGTGATGTAGTTCCTGCCAGTTTTTTAGATAGTGATGTGAGTTATATTGCGCTCTGTTGCCTGATGTTCTGTGTGGGTGTCAGCATCGGTTGTGATACTTCTATTTTGAAGAGTTTCAAGAAGGTAAATCCTCGTTTGATGATGCTTCCGGTGATGACTATTTTGGGTACTTTTGCTGGGTGTGCAGCCGTATCTCTGGTATTAGGTCACCGTCAGCTTACTGACTGTTTGGCTATCGGTTCAGGATTCGGTTATTATTCCCTTTCAAGTATTTTTATTACTGAATATCGTGGTGCCGAACTTGGAACCATCGCTCTTCTTGCTAATATTAGCCGTGAAATTCTGACACTCTTAGCCGCTCCGTTGCTGGCGAGATATTTCGGAAAGTTGGCACCTATCAGCGTAGGTGGAGCCACCACAATGGATACTACGTTGCCTATTATTACCCGAGTGTCGGGAGAGAACTTCATCATCGTTTCCATCTTTCATGGTTTCTGTGTTGATTTCTCAGTACCTTTCCTGGTTACCTTTTTCTGCTCTCTATAATTAATTCAGTAATTTATCAGGAAATAATCTAAAAATACAAATGGCAGACTTCTCCAGCTATTTATTCTGGGAAAGTCTGCCATATTGTTTCTTTAAAAACCATCGAAATCAAAATATTCGTCTTCTAAGTCAAATTTGTCATCTTTGTCTTTCTTCTCCTCTTTGGATTTCTGGTTCTTATTTTCTTGCTTCTGAGTGTTTTCTGTGTCATCATCGAAATAGAAGACATCTTCATTCTCCTCAAGAGGTTCTTTCTTTTGGATTTCCTGCTTTGGAGTTTCCTTCTTTGGAGTCTCCAGTTTTGGCTCTTCTACTTTAGGATCAACTACGATCATTTCATCCTCATTTCTTTCAACTTCAGTTCCTTTTTCAGAATTATTTTCCTTTGAAGTCTCTGTGTTGATGTCCTCTTTGATTTCAATGCCGTTATTATTTCCGGTTTGAGTATTCTCCTCTTTGATTTCTATAGACTCATTGCTGATGCTTGGTGCAACATCTTCCTTGATTTCTAATGAGTTGTCTATATCATTCTTGTCGTCAAGTATCTCTTCATCACCAGCTTCTGTCTGTTCTACTTTCTTTTTCTCTGTCACGATTTCTGTAGGCTCCGTTAAGAGATGTGCGGCATTCTGTTTCAACTTGAGTGAAGCGAAGTGTTTCTGATAGAACTTCTCGTATTCATTATATGTGAACTGTGTGCCTAAGAGTTCGAGATTTTGTTCGCTGATGAGGATAGCTCGAGCCTTGTTGAGATGGCGGATGATAGCAGTCTGCTCCGACAACGCATGTGCATATTGCCATGCTTCATCGTAACTTCTGAATCCTGACATAATCATTCTGTGCAGCCCATCTTGCTCCTCGATATTCATGTCGAAATTGCGCACAAGGTAATGGGTAAAGTTGTATTTAGCCATTTCAAAGAGCAATTGGTTCTCATTCACAGAGTCTGGCTGGTAAACAAGCATGAATACAAAGTTGGCATTGCGTTCATTCGTGAATACTTTCTGTTGGGTGGAATCCTGGTTATTGAGTACAACACTTCTTCTGTCCCATACATCTTCCAAGTCAAACTTTCCACCATGCAGTCGTTTTCCCGCATTGACTCCATTGACTATCATACCCGCTATTTCGCTGATACGGCTATTCGGATATTTCTCTACCACTTCCTGCATATCCTTGATGCAGGCATTGGCGTCACCATCGTTGAGCTTGCTTAATCCACCGATAAACAAGAATTTATCCCTGTTTTCTCCCAGTGGGAAACGCTCGGCAGATATGCGTGCATTGGCCTTAGCCTCTTGGTATCTGTTTGCCTTGAATGCCTCGTAGGTTGCCGCATAAAGAGAGTCTTCTATATGAACACCAAACTGGGCATTTTCTTTGTAGTATGGATCTGTAAGCAATGTTGTCCATTGGCTTTCAGGATATTTCTTCTTCAGTTTCTGTACATAACGTTCTGCCTCTACCGGCTTTTCCTTTCGGGAATATAACAGATAGAGGTGGTAATATACATCGTCCATGTGCTCAAAGTCATCAGCATAGTTGTCTTCCAATCTTCTGAGTGCTTTTTCGCTCAGGGAAAGATTGTCCAACTTATCCTTGAAGATAACGCCGGAATTCAACAGACCATCTTCCAACAGCTTGTTGCTGGCTTCTATTTGTTCTTCTGTAAAAGGAATCTGAGCCAGATAATATTCTCGCTTATGTGGATCGTTTTGTGCACTGTCTGTAATCTGTTTCAGAGAATCTTCCTTGATGGCTACATTGGCAAGAGAATCTCTTACTTCGTCTGTCATCTCTTCAGCACCTTGTGGCGCACTGACCACCGTCTTGTTGATGCGTTGCCAGTTATCTACATTTTCTCGTTTTCCCCATAGTCGTTGGAATTGGGTCTTACCCTGACTTACGGCTATAGGGTTGTAGAAATACCAGAGTCCTTTCTGTCCGATATTTCCTGTTGATGTATTGTTGTTCTTATTCGAATTGTGGTTTCTGTAGGCATTTCCACCGTTTTTTGCTTGTTGACGGTTGCTTTCTTCTTCTGCCAGTTTATTCTTTTCTTCTTTTTCTTTCTTCTTGAGGGCATCTATTACGCGGTCGATGGCTGCATTTCTTTCTTTTTCGCTCATCTTGGCAAGAGCCTGGAGAGAGTCCTGCAGGTGGACAGCTTCTGTATGAGGAACTAATTCATCAAGTATTTTAGAACGTTCTGCAAGAATCTTATAGTCTTTACGGTCTTTGTCAAGCAAGCCGATGGCTTCTCCGTAACAGCGTTGGGCATCACTGTATTTTTCCATACCCCAGTACAAGTCGCCTAAATGAAGCAAGAGCACACCTTTCTCAATACCACTGCGTGTCGCCTTGGCATTTCCCTTTTCGTATGCAGAGATGGCTTGGACGGTATCTTTCTCGTTGAGATAGATGTTACCTATTGCGTAGTATATCTGGTCCAGGTATTCCTTGT
This is a stretch of genomic DNA from Segatella hominis. It encodes these proteins:
- a CDS encoding LysO family transporter translates to MLKIVLIMLCGIGTGYLLRNKKMSFLGRIITALIWILLFLLGIEVGSNPRIIGGIQTLGLEAVVLTFGGSAGSVLFAWALWKYVTAKQMKSSGSADTEKGGKA
- a CDS encoding lysine exporter LysO family protein, which gives rise to MKGSLIIVGFFVLGIIAGLCDVVPASFLDSDVSYIALCCLMFCVGVSIGCDTSILKSFKKVNPRLMMLPVMTILGTFAGCAAVSLVLGHRQLTDCLAIGSGFGYYSLSSIFITEYRGAELGTIALLANISREILTLLAAPLLARYFGKLAPISVGGATTMDTTLPIITRVSGENFIIVSIFHGFCVDFSVPFLVTFFCSL
- a CDS encoding tetratricopeptide repeat protein, which translates into the protein MKQNYLRHIIPLLSIILLIGIGSCSTQKNTAKSRWWHSFNARYNTYYNGTLAYIDGSLEKENGNKDNFTEMIPLYTVSNKNSRELGKGNYEKAITKCEKAIHQHSIKKRPEWNKNRRKTEKDIEWLSRKEYNPFLWKAWLLMGRSQFFKGDFESAATTFSYMSRLYSTQPAIYGRARAWLAKCYIEQGWQYDAEDVIRKMQRDSIHWRAQKEWDYTYADYYIHTGDFEQAIPYLRKVIKHEMRRKQKAREWFLLGQLLAATGKKQEAYKAFKHVTRLNPPYELEFNARISMTEVMARGNAKQMISRLKRMAASDNNKEYLDQIYYAIGNIYLNEKDTVQAISAYEKGNAKATRSGIEKGVLLLHLGDLYWGMEKYSDAQRCYGEAIGLLDKDRKDYKILAERSKILDELVPHTEAVHLQDSLQALAKMSEKERNAAIDRVIDALKKKEKEEKNKLAEEESNRQQAKNGGNAYRNHNSNKNNNTSTGNIGQKGLWYFYNPIAVSQGKTQFQRLWGKRENVDNWQRINKTVVSAPQGAEEMTDEVRDSLANVAIKEDSLKQITDSAQNDPHKREYYLAQIPFTEEQIEASNKLLEDGLLNSGVIFKDKLDNLSLSEKALRRLEDNYADDFEHMDDVYYHLYLLYSRKEKPVEAERYVQKLKKKYPESQWTTLLTDPYYKENAQFGVHIEDSLYAATYEAFKANRYQEAKANARISAERFPLGENRDKFLFIGGLSKLNDGDANACIKDMQEVVEKYPNSRISEIAGMIVNGVNAGKRLHGGKFDLEDVWDRRSVVLNNQDSTQQKVFTNERNANFVFMLVYQPDSVNENQLLFEMAKYNFTHYLVRNFDMNIEEQDGLHRMIMSGFRSYDEAWQYAHALSEQTAIIRHLNKARAILISEQNLELLGTQFTYNEYEKFYQKHFASLKLKQNAAHLLTEPTEIVTEKKKVEQTEAGDEEILDDKNDIDNSLEIKEDVAPSISNESIEIKEENTQTGNNNGIEIKEDINTETSKENNSEKGTEVERNEDEMIVVDPKVEEPKLETPKKETPKQEIQKKEPLEENEDVFYFDDDTENTQKQENKNQKSKEEKKDKDDKFDLEDEYFDFDGF